Sequence from the Salvelinus alpinus chromosome 35, SLU_Salpinus.1, whole genome shotgun sequence genome:
tagaaacacaattagacccaactaaattatgagaaaacaaaaagataattatttgacacactggaaagaatcaaccaaaaAAACAAGCAAATTGGAacgctatctggccctaaacagagagtacacagtggcagaatacctgaccactgtgactgacccaaaatgtacagactcagtgagcatagccttgctattgacagTGACccccataggcagacctggctatgtgcatactgcccacaaaatgaggtggaaactgagctgaacttcctaacctcctgccaaatgtatgaccatattagagacacatatttcccacagatcacacggacccacaaagaatttgaaaacgaatcaaacattgataaactcccatatctgttaaGAGAAATACCGCAGTCACCGCAGCAAGATTTGGGcccgttgccatgagaaaagggcaacAAGGGCAgcacaaataacattttaaataccaccaatatttatgttgatttatctTCCCCTACTATTCATACTACAACCATAGGCACATTgatataacactgtacatagctgataatacagtataacACATTAACAAAAAAAGTCAAACCTTTGtgagtgcaatgtttactgttaatttctaaTAGTTTTTGTTAACATTGTTTTATGTCCTCACTTTTGTTTACTGTTtatctcacttgctttggcaatgtaaacatgtttcccatgccaataaagctgcattttatttgatatgagagagagagagagagagagagagagagagagagagccttagagagacagacagacacagagactgactcagagagacagacacagagacagacacagagagagagagccttagagagacagacagacagacagacagacagacagacagacagacagacagacagacagacagacagacagacagacacagagagagacaggtgaagGGAGGGATGATAATACAGGACAGAGCAGGTCAGGAAAAGAAGGGAGTAGACAGTAAGAgggtacagtggtgtaaagtacttaagtagtactttaaagtatttttacataagtaGTTTTTTGAggtaacttttacttcactacattcctgaacaAAATTGatgtactttttattccatacattttccccggacacccaaaagtacttgttacattttgaatgcttactACACTGGAGGCCAAAATCACATCAATGACTGTACAGTATGGATGCTATCAGATATATGGATGTCTGAAGGTGAGACAAGCCTGGACTTGACTCACTTGGAGGTGGCAGTAAGGTCACATGCCTCATGAAAtcacaataaacaaacaaaacagccacaaacacacacttgtACCGGGTCCTCCCAATCCCAAACCAATCCCTGACCCTACCCAGCCTTCCTAAtgggacatacagtggggagaacaagtatttgatacactgccgattttgcaggttttcctacttgcaaagcatgtagaggtctgtaatttttatcataggtacactccaactgtgagagacggaatctaaaacaaaaatccagaaaatcacattgtatgatttttaagtaattaatttgcattttattgcatgacataagtatttgatcacctaccaaccagtaagaattccggctctcacaggcctgttagtttttctttaggaagccctcctgttctccacccattacctgtattaactgcatatgtttgaactcgttacctgtataaaagacacctgtccacacactcaatcaaacagactccaacctctccacaatggccacgaccagagagctgtgtaaggacatcagggataaaattatagacctgcacaaggctaggatgggctacaggaaaataggcaagcagcttggtgagaaggcaacaactgttggcgcaattattagaaaatggaagaagttcaagatgacggtcaatcatcctcggtctggggctccatgcaaaatctcacctcgtggggcatcaatgatcatgaggaaggtgagggatcagcccagaactacacggcaggacctggtcaatgacctgaagagagctgggaccacagtctcaaagaaaaccattagtaccacactacgccgtcatggattaaaatcctgcagcgcacgcaagctccccctgctcaagccagcgcatgtccaggcccgtctgaagtttgccaatgaccatctggatgatccagaggaggaatgggagaaggtcatgtggtctgatgagacaaaaatagagctttttggtctaaactccactcgctgtgtttggaggaagaagaaggatgagtacaaccccaagaacaccatcccaaccgtgaagcatggaggtggaaacatcattctttggggatgcttttctgcaaaggggacaggacgactgcaccgtattgaggggaggatggatggggccatgtatcgtgagatcttggccaacaacctccttcactcagtaagagcattgaagatgggtcgtggctgggtcttccagcatggcaacgacccgaaacacacaggcagggaaactaaggagtggctccgtaagaagcatctcaaggtcctggagtggcctagccagtctccagacctgaacccaatagaaaatctttggagggagctgaaagtccgtattgcccagcgacagccccgaaacctgaaggatctggagaaggtctgtatagaggagtgggccaaaatccctgctgcagtgtgtgaaaacctggtcaagaactacaggaaacgtatgatctctgtaatttcaaacaaaggtttctgtaccaaatattaagttctgcttttctgatgtatcaaatacttatgtcatgcaataaaatgcaaattaattacttaaaaatcatacaatgtgattttctggatttttgttttagattccgtctctcacagttgaagtgtacctatgataaaaatgacagacctctacatgctttgtaagtaggaaaacctgcaaaatcggcagtgtatcaaatacttgttctccccactgtacatgcttGTCTATCACCTTACATTCATTGGGTATGGCATTTTCGCTGATATATTTATCCAAATCAACTTATGGTCATACCTTCAGTATAGACCATGCCTATGTGACCTGTGCAGCGTGAATCGAAGCCTCAGACCTGCTGTTACTAGTGCCACATATCAGCGGTCCGGGTTCTAGTTCTGTCACAGAATACAAACTGCAGCCATTTCAAACGTGCAGAGGTGCACTATGGTATCTGTATCAGATTCCTGTGACTGTGTTTGGCCCATTCCCCCTTTTTTTCTAAAGGGGCGCTAAGCAGATATTCCTTCCCCAAGCCAAACCATAAGTCAAATCTTCAAATACTTGAGCTGTGCTTGATTTATATAGTTTGCATGGTTCCAATGGAATAATCCCAAAAGTACAAAATCAACACAGTAATCCCAAAAGTACAAACAGCTAAATCAAGCATACCTCATATATATTCGACCTAGGTCTGGTGTCCACAAGCTAGTGGCAAACTCAAGAGTTAAAAATCTTTGAACTTCAAAAGCATTGGTATGATTGTTGAAACAGAGCCTTCCTGTGTTGGATCTCAGTTACATGACTTCATTCTGAGTCAGTTATGGTCTGATAATGTTTGGTATTTCACCCAGCTGCCCTTTGACTGAAGGCCTTTTGCCTCTCTAGCAATAAGAATGGTGTGGGCTGTGGCAGAAATAGACAGAACACAGGCAGGACACAGCTGCTCTCAGAGGCCATCTGTTGCAATAGGGCCTTTCACTTCACCCAAGTAGCATGAGCAAAATAATACATGTATGCCTATTATAGCTTCATTAAGTTACATCAACTGACTTTTGCCAAGAGACGTTTAATCACAACTCTAGGTCCCCGTGCGTCTTTACACCCGTCAGACACACACGTTAATTAGGCCTTACGTTGGTGAATAAATCAACAAAGGTTGATCCTATTTACCTGCGTTTGtactcgtctctctccctcttgacTTTGGCCAGGACATTGTACAGGGCTCTGATCTCCGGGGTAATGGTATCAATCTGGACCCCGACCCCGTCCGGCTGGACCCAGGACACACCCGGGCTGGTGACGCGCGTCTCCACGCCAGAACCGAGCTTGCGGGTATGGTTGTAGGACCAGATAGTACCGGGGAGGAACCGGGGAGGCGGGTTGGTGGGGGTTCCAGTGCCAGTACTGGTACTGAAAACCGTTTTCCCGTTGGTGATTGAATTGGACCCAGCTGGAGAGTCGATTGTCGGGGTTGATAGGCTTACCGTGATGGTCGGATTCTGATTCGGTTCGGTGGGGTTTGTTCCAGCTTTGTTGTTGGACTCAAGCGTGAGGACAGTGTTGAGGGCAGGTGTGAAGAGGGTAGTGGGTCGTCTCGCGGAGTTGTTGGTGTTTTGGAACGGGAGTGACCCGGGCCTGAGCGGGATAGTTCCCACAAACCCGGTCTGTACACCCGTTTCTTGGGTATGGGCCCGTCTAGCGCTTTCAGAACAACTTCCATCACAGCTGTTCTTCGCATCCAACGCCTGTTGTAGTTGTTTCTCCAAAATCTTATTCCTTCGCTCAAGTTCATGCACTTTGGCCAGAAAGCATCGGAACCGTAAGTTCAGAGTCTTTAGGACACTGATATTGGAGCCCAGGTCGTTCCTCAGGGCCATCGCTGCAGGAGGTTGGGGCACAGACCGGTGATAAGAGTGGTTATTATGGTTCAGATGCAGGTAAGCTTGTGAGGGTGTGGTGAAATCGAACCCTGGCAGAGTCTCCGTACCCAGTCCGGGATGGTCGCCCAGGAAGAAGGACGTCGGGTCGAGTGAGCCGAAGACGGATTCGGGCAGAAGGCCTGAGGGGGAATCCGGATGACTCTGTCCTCCTTGGTTCTGCTGCTGTTGATGTTGGAGAAGCGAGTTCGCCCCTAACAAAGGATTCATGCTATGGTATGGAAAACTAAAGCGCTGCAGATCTGGCATGAACACGGACGGTAATTTTCTCGGTATAAGATCACCAAAATAATGATAGACTTAAGGTTGACTTGTTGTTGGATACCAGACGTATCCGTGACTGTCCACCTTTATCTGGTTGCGTAAATGGTTGTAATTACGAATGTTATCCTCGATTTATCTCCGTTCGGGCTAAAGAGGCTCATGGAATAAGtgcccttctctcttcctctgtctcgctcttttGTGGATAACGGTCGCCCCAAAAAACAATGCCGAATAGGCCAGTCTGACGGCTATGCGCAGACGACCACACTCAAATGTATTtcagaaaagtaatgttttggTATATAGGCTATATGAGAGAAAGTACTGTTAAATCCTGCAAATCactaatgtattaaaaataaatccACTGTCGTTCGTCAAAGCTTATCTGGCTCCAAAGTGACCACAAGAAGACACAACAAGTGCTGCGGGATTTGGAGAGCAGGGAAGCTACCGTAAATACACAAGTAGCTGGTTTTCTTTTAACCTTTGTGCCCATTAGGCTATGAACAGTTCCATAAGACCTCTTAAACTCCTATTTCACAACTTGAGGAGGTTTTATCAGGAACATTTCCACTTGTGAATGtcattttattgttattttccCACTTGGCTCGATtttattttgttacaaaatacatacAATTGTACACACTATTCTATTGTGTGAAACTCTCATTTGAACATAATCCACAGGCCTATTAGGACAGTGTTGACAAAGACAATACTCTGGTTGTCCTTacacaaaacatgttttattttaaaGCTGTTTTTAAAGATGTCTCTGCTCCTAAACATCTCCATCCTCTCAACATCTCTcttatccatctctccctctatcactcgGTCATCAGACTACTAGAGGTGGAACCCCCCAGCTCTCTCCCTGCCTCGCTCAGACTCTGCCCGTCCATGTTGACCTGTGTGTCCAGCGAGGCCACGCCCAGGGCGTCCCACCCCACCGAGGTGGTGTCGCAagccctctctttcttccccaaCTCCACCATGGGCATGGCCTTGGGGTTGCTCCTCCCTCGCCAGCTGTGGCAGTAGGAGAGGCTGCCTTTGTGGgctgaggagagaaagagagagagaaagttatcGGTCATTCTGCACCTGTCCAGTCCACACCTTTAGCTATAAAAGACACCTTACTGTCAGAGTAGCTCCCTGCTCTTCCCCgcattctcctcctctccccgttCTGTCTCCCAAACAGTATGTCGTACACGTCCTCTCTGAACTCCTTGTTCATGATCTGGTAGATGAAGGGGTTAATCATGCAGTGAGACTTGGCGAACATTGCTGGTATCAGAGACACCATAGGTGGCAGGCAGGACACCGGCCGGTTGCTCCCTGTCTCCGACTCCCCCTCCTGGCTTGGGGCTGAACTGCGGGTGGAAGCAGCAGACAGACTGTGGCCTAAGCCAGAATAGGAGTAGGGATCTGGGTTGGTCACGTCCCGCAAGGATTCTCCAGGGTCGTAGTAGACACTTCCGTAGTTTTCCGTGGAGGTCCAATTGAGGAGACCCATAATGTTGGGGATGTTTGGGAAGGCTGAGGCTATCCCGGTGGATCCTCCAGTCCCCATGGAGGGGCCTCCTCCCTGCATGGCCTCCCCAGCCCCATGCTCCTCCTTGGGGGCCAAGGCGGAGTAGAGGGAGACAATGGCATAGGGAGTCCAGGATAAGAGGAAGGTGGAGCACACCACAGCTGCTatctgggacagacagacaatagATGAAACAACAGAAAGATATACTGTGCTATCTGTACTTACACACTTGTTACAATGTTAATACAAACGTTATTCCCTGGTAGTTCCTCTGCCTGGAATAAAGCAGATGTTACGACATCTTTCATTTCAAGCCAGTAACTAAGCTTCTTCTAACATAGTCTGTTTTCCACATACCTTTGTGAGTCTCAGGTCTTTGCTGGTGTGAGTGACAGTTGAGGAGGGAATAGATGCCAGAGCGCGACTAGAACGGTaaacctacacagagagacatgTCAGTAAACACAAACTTCAACCGTCACTGACCACAAACAAATACACAAGGGCCACGCTAGCTAGACCACCAGTTGGCTACAGCTATTGAGTCGACCATCACGGTAATAGATCATGCTTGCTGGACTGTACTCAGCATGCATTCCATACGTTATAGTGTGCCCCACTCAGAATATGCCAGGACAATTGATTCCATTAATCAATGAGTTACATGGCATGCTGTTTTTTGTAGAGTCTGAGTTGAGTTCCCTGGACTCTTCCCTACTGAATCAGCCATTTTGTGCAGCTGGGTGCAGTTTCTCTCACCGTCAGCAGAATGGTCACGTAGGAGGCGACGATGGTCAGTGTGGGGAGAAAAAAGCACATGATCAGGATCAGCAAGATGTAGAGCCTGTCGATGAAAGATGACCTCATCCCCCACCTCAAAGAAAAGAGGAAGATGTATATTTAGAGAGAATACTTTTATAACCTCGTACCCAGGCTCAATTGCTGCTGCTGGATGAGATGAATGCTTTTATAACTgcagacattcacacacacacgcacacacacacacacacacacacacacacacacacacacacacacacacacacacacacacacacacacacacacacatcaaaacaGAGTCTAATAAGAGAGAGTCAGGAGTACCAGTTGATGGTGCAGCTGGTCCCAAAGGGTTCTGGTCCGTAGCTGCCAAAGCCGAAGACAGGCAGGGAGGCCCAGAACAGAGAGTAGAACCACACCAGCCCTATGGACATGGACATGTGACGTCTCTCAATCCACTGAcctggtagagagagatggaggaatgttatttcaccattatttatTCTCATTGGTTAAGATGAATAAAGTGAAGCACTTTGTTTGATTGACCAGTAATTAGTAAATAAGAAATAGGATTGATCCAAAGGCTCCAGATGTATGAAGCGTGTAatgaatacatttatttttcctttattttaacagggagtcTCATTGAGACTAAGGCATCTTTTGCAAGTGAGCCCTGAAAATGGATGCTAGTAGTTTAAATGGTTGTGTGTGATATTTACGTTTTTTAATTTCTTTATGTAGTGCTGCATGTTGGTAGTCCAGACATTAACCCTGCCTGACAACTACCCTTCCCCTTCCTATAGTTACCTGCATGACTACCCCTAAACAGCAATACAATAACACCATTGCTACCTCTCCCTTAGAATTCTTCTGAGGTTGTCCCGGTGTTACCTAAACAATCAGGTATTTGGAAGTGTCTACGTAACCGAAAAGTAATCTCCAGGTCAACAGAGCAACAAGATCAAGCTGGACTCTGGACCAATCAAAAATATCAAAAGCTGCTCTTACAATAGTGACCCCAATTATCTCTACAATGTGGGCTTGAAGAAGAGTCGGACATACAGACAAACAGATTataaactacactacatgaccaaaggtatgtggacaggaactgatgtttggcgattaggcctggctcgcagtcggcattccaattcattccaaaggtgttccatggggttgaggtcagggctcggtgcaggccagtcatgttcttccaaaccgatttcgacaaaccattactgtatggacctcgctttgtgcatggtgtcattgtcatgctgaaacaggaaagggcttccccaaactgttgccacaactttggaagcacagaatcgtctagaatatcattgtatgctgtagcattaagatttttcTTCagtggaactaaagggcctagcccaaaccatgaaaaaaagccccagaccattattcctccaccaaactttacagttggcgctatgcatttgggcaggtagcgttctcctggcatccaccaaacccagattcgtccgttggactgccagatggtggagCGTGATTCAtgactccagagaacgcgtttacactgctccagagtccaatagcggcaagctttacaccactccagccaacgcttggccatggaaacccatttcatgaagctccagacaaacagttattgCTCTGACTTTgcctccagaggcagtttggaactcggtagtgagtgttgcaactgaggacagacggacaagcgctacacacttcagcacttggcgatcccgttctgtgagcttgtgcggcctcggcctaccacttcgcggctgagctgttgttgttccaagacgtttccacttcacagtaacagcacttacagttgacctggtcagctctagcagggcagacatttgatgaactgacttgttggaaaaggtggcatcctctgacggtgccacattgaaaatcactgagctcatcagtacgggccattctactgccaatgtttgtctatggagattgcatgactgtgtgttcgattttatacacctgtcagcaacgggtgtggctaaaatagccgaatccactcatttgaaggggtgtccacatacttttgtatatatagtgtatgtttagATTAGATCATTGAATGCAGAGGTTCTGTTCAAAATCAATCATCTGATGTGCTCAGTATAAAGGGCATATTCAAAGCAAGGGCCTTGTTTATGCTCTGACCCACTGACTAAAGCCTCAGGGAAAACAGGAACTCAATGAGGCCACTAAAAGGGGTCAGGGGTTAACAACATCCTTTTGTGTCACCAATTTTGTTCTCTCAATTGATTATTAGACATGCATTTCATGTTatgaaatgtttggaaaaatatcAAATAAGGATGAAGGATAAATGTAGCCTAGGTAAGTTAAATGTTTTTGGGATTCAACAACACTTTATCATTGTCTTCCCAAGGGAAAGTATGTCAAAAAGAAAAAAGaagaataggatagaataagTATGCACTTACACACATGACTCAAAAGATAGCAAAAATAAAATACGTTAAAAGAAATGAAGGGAATCCCACTGACCGTATCTGAAGCTGCAGATCTTGAGGCAGCGGTCCAGAGAGATGAGACAGGTGGTGATGAGGGAGCCGATCCCAAAAACAAAGCCCTGCAACCCGTACCACAGGCACCCTGCTTCCCCAAACACCCAGCCATGGGACACACTGGTGGACCAGAGGAGGAGTTAATGACCTGATAATGATCATTGGTCATTGGAACACTAAGCACTTTGTCTGATTCATGGGATGTGAGTGTTAACTGTCAATTGTTTTggataaaagacacctgtaccatatcattctctctagtttgatgttCATACTGTCAGTATGGGGGATTGAAGATTGGTCGACAGGAATCGCTCACCTGGAAATTATGAGGCATGGCGCCCCCAAGAGGCTGTATCCAAAATCACAGATGGCCAGGTTAATAGTCATGAGTTCTGGTGGTCTGAGTTTCTTCTTCTTTCTACAGTAAACCAACAGCACTATGCCATTCCCAACCACTGACACTACacctggagaagaagagaggagagaagaaaccaacagcaCTATGCCATTCCCAACCACTGACACTACacctggagaagaagagaggagagaaggaaccAACAGCACTATGCCATTCCCAACCACTGACACTACacctggagaagaagagaggagagaaggaaccAACAGCACTATGCCATTCCCAACCACTGACACTACacctggagaagaagagaggagagaaggaaccAACAGCACTATGCCATTCCCAACCACTGACACTACacctggagaagaagagaggagagaagaaaccaacagcaCTATGCCATTCCCAACCACTGACACTACacctggagaagaagagaggagagaagaaaccaacagcaCTATGCCATTCCCAACCACTGACACTACacctggagaagaagagaggagagaagaaaccaacagcaCTATGCCATTCCCAACCACTGACACTACacctggagaagaagagaggagagaagaaaccaacagcaCTATGCCATTCCCAACCACTGACACTACacctggagaagaagagaggagagaagaaaccaacagcaCTATGCCATTCCCAACCACTGACACTACacctggagaagaagagaggagagaagaaaccaacagcaCTATGCCATTCCCAACCACTGACACTACacctggagaagaagagaggagagaagaaaccaacagcaCTATGCCATTCCCAACCACTGACACTACACCtggagaagaagggaggagagaaggaagacaGGAGCGGGGAGATAGGAGGTTTGAAgcgacggggagagagagaaagatagaagtATAGAGACAGAGGtgatgatgaagaggaagagaggaagcagAGAAAGAAGAGACAACagagtgataaagagagagagatggatagatgtGGCAgaaacaggggagaggaggagggagagaaagatagctTTAGTTTGCTATATGATATACTCTCTTATGGTACAGCAGTATTATCACAGTGGGTAGTCATTAAACACAGACTGAAAATATTGTTTCAGCATTATTGGCATGTGGACCAGCTCACTGTCCGCTTTGGGGTATAACAAGGGTCAGTACACCGTCAATCATTTAATATTTCAACCGCTGCTACCTTCCTGACCCCCCCAACCCACTATCCGGCTTTGAAAGCATCGGGGAACCAATCCAAAGTGAATAAATGTTATAGCTGAATCGACATGATTgcttgctggctggctggccagtGGGGGGCAGGGTGCTGTTCATAGCCTCATTTGATTTGTTGTGTAGGTAATTATTGGGAGCAACAGGTATGGAATGTTCCATGCTGTGATTCCTCATgtgtatcctctcctctcttctttcctctctcctttcctctcacctttcctctctcctttcctcactgctctctcatttcctctccatGTATCCTCTATCTTTTCATCTCTCCTCTGTGCTCTCTCTATGTATCCTCTCTCCTTTatactctcctctgtcctctctcctctctgtgtgtcctctcctctctggtgtGACCCTGGGGTTGCTATGCTAATACACTTTGTATTCAGTCTGTATACACAGCTCCATAATGGAAACAGTCACAGAGAGTTAGATCACTGACATACTTGATCAGAAAGGTTGATCCTGATGGATGACAGATCTGTGTTGAAACAAAGTAAACCCATTCAGCCATCTGTGTGGGCTCTGGATTCCATTCAGCCATCTGTGTGGGCTCTGGATTCCAT
This genomic interval carries:
- the LOC139564485 gene encoding opsin, ultraviolet-sensitive-like → MSLGVNGSWRGSVPSSIPTAFLSHLSPSTDLGVAIFLIVTGVVSVVGNGIVLLVYCRKKKKLRPPELMTINLAICDFGYSLLGAPCLIISSVSHGWVFGEAGCLWYGLQGFVFGIGSLITTCLISLDRCLKICSFRYGQWIERRHMSMSIGLVWFYSLFWASLPVFGFGSYGPEPFGTSCTINWWGMRSSFIDRLYILLILIMCFFLPTLTIVASYVTILLTVYRSSRALASIPSSTVTHTSKDLRLTKIAAVVCSTFLLSWTPYAIVSLYSALAPKEEHGAGEAMQGGGPSMGTGGSTGIASAFPNIPNIMGLLNWTSTENYGSVYYDPGESLRDVTNPDPYSYSGLGHSLSAASTRSSAPSQEGESETGSNRPVSCLPPMVSLIPAMFAKSHCMINPFIYQIMNKEFREDVYDILFGRQNGERRRMRGRAGSYSDTHKGSLSYCHSWRGRSNPKAMPMVELGKKERACDTTSVGWDALGVASLDTQVNMDGQSLSEAGRELGGSTSSSLMTE
- the LOC139564486 gene encoding non-homologous end joining factor IFFO1-like; translation: MPDLQRFSFPYHSMNPLLGANSLLQHQQQQNQGGQSHPDSPSGLLPESVFGSLDPTSFFLGDHPGLGTETLPGFDFTTPSQAYLHLNHNNHSYHRSVPQPPAAMALRNDLGSNISVLKTLNLRFRCFLAKVHELERRNKILEKQLQQALDAKNSCDGSCSESARRAHTQETGVQTGFVGTIPLRPGSLPFQNTNNSARRPTTLFTPALNTVLTLESNNKAGTNPTEPNQNPTITVSLSTPTIDSPAGSNSITNGKTVFSTSTGTGTPTNPPPRFLPGTIWSYNHTRKLGSGVETRVTSPGVSWVQPDGVGVQIDTITPEIRALYNVLAKVKRERDEYKRRWEEEYTVRVDMQQKMEDLQEVTVCVCVCVCVCVCVCVCVCVCVCVCVCVCVCVCVCVCVCVCVCVCVCVCVRAWPLLLIDT